Within the Sarcophilus harrisii chromosome 2, mSarHar1.11, whole genome shotgun sequence genome, the region GGTGTGTGCTCTTCCTAGATCTCCTCTTGGGATGCAAAGTTAACTCCACAGGGTTCCCTTCTGTGGCTCCATCTAGGGCAGGGCTGAGTAGGTGGGCAGAAGTAATCCAGGAAGAGAGGAAGCATAAATAGATAGCTCTGAGCAGAATTAGCTTTCTTACTTCCTGCTACCCCCACTGAGAGGATGATTGAATAAAGACAGACTGTTTGCACCTTCCTATGCGGTTGTCTCTGTGTTTATCCGGGTGGGTGCTGAACACTGGCATGTATGGCCCTGGCAGCCCAGAGTAGTCTACCCAGACAGTCCAGCATAGATCTTCACTTGGAGACCTTTTTGAGCTCAGATTCCAAGAGAGGAAATGGGTTTTGGTGTCTGCAGGCTTGAAGCATTTACcaccttttcatttatttagtcattAGTACCAACTTCTCATGTAATTATGCTTTCTCATTTGATTGGATTTTCTCCATGAAAAAGATAGTCACAGTCAAACATCACCATTCCACCACTCATccaacaagtatatattaaatacctacaataTTGTACATAAATGAAACAGCTCCAGGTCACATGGCGCTTACATTTTGTGatttaatggaaataaaatatacaacACAAATAGGTAGCTTGTGTTTACAGAGTTAATAAAACTAATTTATTGAGAGTTAATGAGAGGAATCAGAATAGAACTCTGAAGAGGTTGGCACTttagctgagctttgaaggaaccTAGAAAATCCACAAGGCACACATAAAGACAATGAAATTCTTAGCAGAGGACAGTCAATAAAAAAGCTTGAAGACTTGAGATGGATTTCatgatttattttgtgtatatactagtaatattatatgtatattctgATATGTGTATACCAACCATCCTATTGCACAGTGGAAATTCTCAGATGTGAAAAAGACTAAGATTAGTATAGTCCTTTCTGGGTCACAAAAATTGTTGCATAAATTTTCTTTAAGCAATTAACTAGAGACTGTCAATTAAACCAGCATGAAACAGAGACAATCAgtcaaacaacatttattaaacatctactttatccaggcactgtgatagcactaggaattaaaaaaaaaaaaaaaaaaagaggcaaaaggcagacTCTGCCATAAGGGAGCTCCCAATCTAAATGGGGAGACAATAAgtagacaaatatatataaacaagctaTACATAggataaatatgagaaaaataaatacaaagtgctGGAATTAAAAGAGGTTTAGAAGGGCTGCCTGTAAAAGATGGGCTTAAGTTGATATTTAAAGGAATTCAAGGAAACAATttggcagagatgaagagggaaagcattctgGGCAGAGGGGTAGGCAAAGAATAGGTACAGTGCTGGGAGATAAATTAGAGGACATTATTACTAGATTCAGAAGTATGTGTTAGTGAATAAGAtgtaatactgaaaaaaatttgagaagtGGGGAGAGGACTGGTTTATTAAGGACTTCAAATGCCagaaaagaatttgtatttgatattGAAGGAAAAAGGGACCCTCTGAATTTTATAGAATAATGGGGTGGTAACATAAGCATACCTAAACTTTAAGAAAATCCCTTTAACATTTCAATggaaagtgaattgaattgaagagaCAAGACAAGGAAACACATCAGCAGACTATATTATAAAAGACCAAGTGTGAGACAGATGTGATATGTATGAATATGGtggaatatcattgtgctataagaaacaatgagcagaatgctttcaagagaaaacatttttcacCAAGgtgaaaaacacacacacacacacacacacacacacacactgtgtgtgtgtgtgtgtgtgtatatatatatatatatatacatatatatgtatatatatatataatatatatatacatatatatatatatacacatttatagatCTCCATTGGGTATGTAATCCCCCCTCatgacttattttgtttttttttgttttggtttgttttggttttgttttttttaatagccttttatttacaggatatatgcatgggtaactttacatcattaacaattgccaaacctcttgttccaattttcacctcttacccccacccctccccagatggcaggatgtccagtagatgttaagtacattaaaatataaattagatacacaataagtatacatgaccaaaaggttattttgctgtacaaaaagaatcggactctgaaatattgtacaattagcttgtgaaggaaatcaaaaatgcaggtgggcataaatatagggattgggaattcaatgtaatggtttttagtcatctcccatagttctttctctgggcatagctggttcagttcattactgctccactggaaatgatttggttgatctgcttgctgaggatggccaggtccatcagaactggtcatcatatagtattgttgttgatgtatataatgatctcctggtcctgctcatttcactcagcatcagttcgtgtaagtctctccaggcctttctgaaatcatcctgttggtcatttcttacagaatagtaatattccaaaatattcatataccacagtttattcagccattctccaactgatggacatccattcagtttccagtttttagccactacaaagagggctgccacaaacattcgtgcacatacaggtccctttcccttctttataatctctttggggtataatcccagtagtaacactgctggatcaaagggtatgcacagtttgataactttttgagcatagttccaatcaAGACTTATTTTGTGAAAAACTACTAAAAACTCTCATCatggcattcattcattcaacttctAAATGGTTGTGTCAGTCACATAAGCTTAATAACCTCACTAGAAAGGTTTTGAGCATGAAGATTGATGGATTCAATCCTCATCATACACATATGAGcaagataaaagaaaagcagaagaatTTGTGCTCAGAGAGCTAGACACTAAATAATGTGGATGTCATATATTGCATCGAATgttgtgtttaaaaaaatgttctcttggtgAAAAAAAGGGTTCAtatatacccttcatggtatatatgtaatattgacTATTAAACCCATTCCTTATGTgaataagttttcagaactatgagcccttgtctcctctctaatgcctctgttTATTCTTCCTccacacctcatttgtataacatgattactatttttaccttaactctgccaagctttcttttgagctaccctattgctgatatgaatcttaaatatatgctatatatttcccatataaaaataacattaaacaaTTTGTCCGTTGTAATGTCTGGGTTAGCTTTCTGGTAGTCTTCTgaaagggccttggtctcagcaggataggcaccatgagaatggtcaagaatagagtcgagattctttattctggcccagtcttgatcttagtggaggaggcaTGAAAgtcaccatgaggctggtcagagatagaatgtctatcttccagtccttcttagcccttatatattttattgtaattacatcattacagcatactgattatgtgtgaacttagagaatcattacatcactatactaagtactaagtatatatgtgaactagagaactatcatctcatcaattccactgagttaacaccttgtttcaagcatACTTCTCTAgggttccagccctctacaatccatgtttaagcaatttgtccatgctgaattccttaaaattcatcttttttgatttttaaaaaaaattttattacagttttttatttacaagttatatgcatgggtaattttacagcactgacaattgtcaaaccttttgttccaatttttcctctccttccccccaccccctcccccagatggcaggttgaccaatacatattaaatatgtgaaagtataaattaaatacaatatgcatacatgtccaaacaattattttgctgtacaaaaagaattggactttgaaatagtgtactattagcctgtgaaggaaatcaaaaatgcaggcagacaaaaatatagggattaggaattctctgtaatggtttatagtcatctcccagagttctttcgctgggcatagctggttcagttcattactgctctattggaactgatttggttcatttcactgctggagatggccacttccatgagaattgatcatcatatagtattgttgttgaagtatataatgatctccggtcctgctcatttcactcagcatcagttcatataagtctttccaggcctttctgaaataatcctgttggtcatttcttaccgaacaataatattccatgatattcatataccacaatttgttcagccattctccaattgatgggtatccactcagtttctagtttctggccactacaaagagacctgccacaaatatttgtgcacatacaggtccctttcctttctttaagatttctttgggatataagcccagtagtaacacttgctggatcaaagaatatgcacagtttgataactttttgagcatagttccaaattgctctccagaatggctgggtgtattcacaattccaccaacaatgtactagtgtccctgttttcccacatcccctccgaaattccgcattatttttccctgtcattctagccaatctgacaagagtgtagtggtatctcagagttgtcttaatttgcatttctttgattaataacgacttggagcatcttttcatatgtctagaaatggtttcaatttctttgtctgagaattgtctgttcatatcctttgaccaaaattgatctttaatattgGTTCTTAGTTAAATTTTCTGCTTAGTTCAGGTTTGACTGATAGGAAgccctgaaaatctgcaagttcattgaatgtccattttttctcattcaaaattatagaaaattttgctggatatgatatttgtagctacaggcctagttcttttgattactgATAGATATGTTTCCagaacctgtggtcttttattgtagctgctgataattCTTGTAAAATTCTCATTGCAGCTCcagcatatatttttttaaatttcttgcaaaattttctctttgatctgagggttttgaaatttgacagTAATATTCTTGTGTGTTTTCcaaaaggatctctttgaggtggtgatcagtggatattttctatttctattttcccatcATGGTTTTCACTCCTgtacaattttcttggattatttcctgcattattgcattaaggttctctttttggtcataactttctgtttctctactcacttataattttcagttttcccctGCAGACTGGCTTTTTCTTTACCATCTACTAAAATGTCTGCATCACCTCCATCCTCAAAAATtaggaacaaacaaacaaaaaaaaaaactttcacttaATCTGCTCATCCCTATTAGTTACCATCCTATATCACTCTTCCACTTCATGGATAAACTCCTTGCAAAAGTCATATGCAATTTgtgcctttcctttccttcctacaATGTGGTTTTCAACTTCATTTTCAAGTGAAACTTTTCTCTCCAAGTTtgctaatgatctcttaattgctacaTCTAATAGCCTTTTAAAAGTCTTCATCATTCTCAGCAGCCTTTGAACTTCCCTCtgattctcctttttctctgattcCATGATAttgttctctcctggttttccttctaTATCTCTGCTTATTTCatctcaattttccttttttaagtcaAACCCTAACAGTCAGAGTTCCTCTAAGGCTCTATCTTGGATCTTGTTAATCCATACCATTTTACTTGATGATCTAATTAGCTCTTGTGGAGTCAATTACTACCtttatgtagatgattctcagatctgttTATCCagctctaatctctctcttgacCTCCAGTCTCACTATTGCTTATTGGACATTATGGAACTGGATATCTCAGAGACTTCTCaaacttaatatatttaaaacagaatgCATTAGATGATGTATAGAGTCTTTTTCAATTCTTAATTTTGTGACACTCATATTTGTGGTGTCAaaaatatgtacatgtaaatatatatatatatatatatatatatatatatatacatacaaatgtttgtgtatgtaattgtgtttatatgtaGTTGTTGATTAAATAGAATAATGGCTTGGTTTGTGAGAGATATCTGATCTGAAATCTGGCCCACTCTTCCCTAAGGGAGATGGCCATTTTCACCTTCTGGATAATAAGACTACCAGTGTGATTGGGTACTTATGGGGCTAGAATTAAATTTAGCCACCACAACTAAAGTATTGGTAATCTAGGGTTACTATACTTTGAGGCCAAGGGTTAATGTCATATTAATCTCATTTGAAAGGTAATATGTAGCTTACTACATCTAGTTTAACTTTTTTCTACCATTTGCTGGTCACACACAAAAATATCACAATTAACAAATCTTTTCATCAAAGGGAAGGAGTCTGCTTTTGACATTCTCTGGTATTAGACTTGCTGGAAGTCATGGGAATTTTGGATAATTTTAGTTAGCTTTTGTTTTTGCAACTCAGAGAACTGTAGGAAGACATTCAAAAGTTTGTGTTTGCctcctttgaacatttttttttgtagtcCCACAATTATCTTAAAAGCTCCCTTTTCTACTCAGATAGGTCTACAGTACAAAGATttaacattctctttttaaaatatatatatgtatatatatatatttgatttgattattatttttatattaaagctttttatttttcaaaacatatgcatggacaattcttcaacattagctcttgcaaaaccttgtcttcctatttccctccccttcccccataccctcccctagatggcaagtagtcaaATATAGATTTAATATTCTCTTAATCAATAATGAGTTGAATTCTCTTAAATATGCATATGGCAGCATTGCCATCTGGAAGTCCTTCAGGGCATAGCCCAATGGAATGGGCAGAGGTATAACAGTTATATTgtctctaattttattttgaaggtCTTTGgctatgcttttcttttcctggTATTGATACACTGGGGTTCTGGTTAGCACAATCCATGAAATTAACTCTTTATTCACCATACAAAGACATAAATCATCATTCctgaagtaaaaatagaaaatttaaggaGGAAGTAGATGAGATACATAAGATCAAAACTATATATCTAACAAGAACCCCTATATTTTCAATAGGAAATAAAGTATAgtaaaaaaatgacattaaatttGGGCCCAGAAGACCTATGTTCCACTTCTACCTTTTATATTTATGAGCTCcttgactttgggaaaatcacttaaattttctgagtcataatttcttcatttataaagtatGAACTCatactatattatttttaatgtctattccagctctaaatctatgctacTATGATATGAATCTTCatgaatgattttatattttcatacaaTATCATGAATACTTTCAGTATTATCAGTAGTAATCTCTAGTAGATCCTGGACAAGCTGAAATGTTAATATACAGATGTAAAGGCAGTTTATTTTTTACAGACTGGGAAACTAAACATAGCCCTTATtgatcacagaaaaaaataacaaggctTGTCCTCATGCATGATTAattcaaattatgaaaaaaaaagaagggaaaactaTTGAAAGCCAGAGAGAAGTCATGGGACAAGAAGAGGTCTTAAAAGCAAGACAAAGTAGTGTTATACAGTATGAAAAGTCTTTGAATTAGATGACATAAAGCTGATATGTTTCCATGCTGAGTGCTTGAAATTACAGATCTGAATTGTCCCTTATTTCCCttatttatgcttattttatatttatattatactttatttataaataaaaaagcttaaataaataaattttattggaaaaaagtTTCTAACCATAGTTTAAGTTTATGCCTTTTTTTGCTTGTCTACTGAGAAGAAGAACAAATGTACAAAATAAGAATTGAGATGAATCACTGGTCTAATGTGGGAGACAAAAACAATGCAGTCTTTGCCTTCACTAATAGGAGCATAGATTCTAGGAACAATGAAGTCATAGTCATCCATCTCTGACTGAGAAGGATCATGTCCAGAAAACTACTTTCAGTTCTGGAcattacattttaggaaggacattgataagttaGTGGTCATCTAGAAAAGGACCACCAAAATGGTGAAGATCCTGTCTTCATGTGATTGGAGAATAGGAGCTGGGAATGTTtttcctggagaagagaagactcaaagGTGATATGTTAGCggtcttcaaatttttttttttttttggtgttcaaAGTGATATGTTAGaggtcttcaattttttttttgttgttgttgttcactagTTTCATTCGTGTCTGAtcctttgtaatctcatttgggtttttctttggCAGAAACAGTGGAATGATTTGTTATTCCCctctcctgctcattttaaagaaaatgaaactgaagtgAACAGGATTAagatgacttgttcaggatcacacagttagtacatacctgagactggatttgaactccaaaagCCTCATCTTCCCAACTCCAGCCTGGCACTCCATCTACTGTGTTATATAATTGCCCCCAAAAGAGAAATTAGGTTTGCACTTTTTACCTTCAGAGACTGAAACCAGGAGCAATGAATGGAAAACACAAAAAATTGATGATAAGtttcatgtaaagaaaaatttcctaacactTTTGCCAGTTTCAAATGAGGAATGTGTTGCATTTAGTAGTATTGGGTTTCCCCTCATTATAAGTTTTCAAGCAAAGGCAGGATGGCCCCTTATAGGATATGTTGTAGTGGGGGCTTTTTCAAATATGGTTCGTATTAAACAACTACTACCCTCAAATTGTAATGCTCTTATTCTATGTTCCTGTAAATAAGGCTACAAGTTCAAGCAAGGAGCTTTAAGTCCTTCAACAGGGGTCATGTGCTGGGATTATCTTGACACTAGTTCCTATTTACCATAAATATCCTTGCCAATGATGCTTTAATTTCACGATTCTGCAGGCTATAAATATAAGGATTTAGTGTTGGAGCCACCACAGAAAACATGATTGTGGCCACCAGATCTTGATCTCTTCCCCAATTATTCAGCTGACCTGGGGGCTGCAAATAAACACCCACCAGTGTCCCATAGAAAAGTCCAACCACACATAGATGGGAACCACATGTGGCAAGTGCTTTGCGCACACCTCCTGTTGCTCGGGCCCTATATACAGCAGTGCTAATGTAGGCATAGGAAGTGATAATGCAGACAGCTGGTAATAGTATGGTAGATCCCCCTTCAATTAGAGCAACTAGGAAGTTGAGAGAGGTATCAGAGCAGGCAAGCTGCAGCAAAGGATAGACATCACAGTAGAAATGTGGAAGGGCATGGTTGTTACAGAAGGACAAGCGAGCCGTGAGGAATGTGTGAAGCAGAGAGTGCAGGGTTGTACCCGTCCACACAGCCCCTAGGAGCTTCACACAGCATGGCAGGGTTACCACAGCAGCATAGTGAAGTGGTCGGCATATAGCCATATATCGATCCCATGCCATGGCAGCTAACACATAGCTGTCCACATTGCCAGCCAACAGGAAGAAGAAGACTTGGGCTAGACAGCCTGAATGGGTGATAGTCCTGTCCCCCGTCAGCAGGGCATGGAGAAGTCGGGGAATTGTGGTAGAAGTGAAGAACAAGTCTGCCAGGGACAGGTTGACCAGAAGAATGTACATAGGTGTGTGGAGATGTGAGTCTGATCCAATGGCAACAAGAATAAGCAAATTTCCCAGGAGGGCTGCTACGTACAGGGCCAGAAACAATGGCAACAGTGTTTCTTGGTGACTGGAAAAGGCCAAAAGAAGGAACTCAGAGGTGTTAGTATGGCTTCCCACTGTTGTATTACGGTTGGATCTGACCCTGGGTTGAGGAGGAGAAGAAGTAATGTAAGAAAAACTCCTACAATTATTTCCAAAAATGTTAATCCATCTATAAATCTTTGGTGGCATGGTAGATAATAGGCCATCAAGAAGACTtgtattcaaatctagcctcaaacacttacaacCTGTATGGCTTGGCACCAAGTGATAATTTTAACCTTATTCagtttcccttctgtaaaatgagaacaaaaattgTCCTAGCAGCAATTTTGTATGGATAAAAATTAGGTAAtagttgtaaaatgttttgcacagtCAGTTCCATTGTTATCATTGAAACCATTCATAAGGATGTTGCACAGGCTCTGAGTGTCATTTCCAAAGAGGAAATCAAGAGAATTTTCAGCTAAGGTGTCATTTTAGAAATTTCTCCAGggtatttatataaaatagaatgaCAGTAGCTTTCACACAgcagacatttaacaaatgtttattgaattaatgtATATTGTAAGTTCATTGAAGGTAATAGTATAGAAGAAAAAAGTACAGTACTTTATAcgtctttctttctcctttaatgTCTTCTGTGGTACTCAAATGTACTACTAGTTCCCACTCTACCCTAATATACCAAGGAAACACTATCTAATAAGTGACTTCCATAACCTGTATAGTTTCATGATCTTATGTTTCCATAATTtctaaaatagtaaaattataaagaCACTGATccaggaagaaagtgaaaaacattCTCAAACAAACCTCAAAGTGTTCTTCTGAAGAATTCTTTATACTTCTAAAGCCTTGAACTCCAGAAATTTTAGGGTaccatattttttatttgagtttccCTTAGTGCTTTTCTGACTTTAATGCTTCTAAACTTCCCTAGTGTTCCTATtccagaaaagaataaaaatccttCTTGTATGATTTGTGGTTAATTAGAAAGA harbors:
- the LOC100924274 gene encoding olfactory receptor 1N1-like; amino-acid sequence: MPPKIYRWINIFGNNCRSFSYITSSPPQPRVRSNRNTTVGSHTNTSEFLLLAFSSHQETLLPLFLALYVAALLGNLLILVAIGSDSHLHTPMYILLVNLSLADLFFTSTTIPRLLHALLTGDRTITHSGCLAQVFFFLLAGNVDSYVLAAMAWDRYMAICRPLHYAAVVTLPCCVKLLGAVWTGTTLHSLLHTFLTARLSFCNNHALPHFYCDVYPLLQLACSDTSLNFLVALIEGGSTILLPAVCIITSYAYISTAVYRARATGGVRKALATCGSHLCVVGLFYGTLVGVYLQPPGQLNNWGRDQDLVATIMFSVVAPTLNPYIYSLQNREIKASLARIFMVNRN